The genomic DNA GTTATCTCTTGCTCTGACTTTGCAAGTTTAAATTTGAGGTCGCTGATCTGTCTGTTGGCATCCCCTAGAGGGTAAAAGAAAGGACAATGTGTTAAGCTCCCTGGCCTCGAAGGGTTAAAACAGCTCTTCCTGAGGACTGACTCTTTACATTCTGCTCATCTTGCAAATTGGAAGCTCTGGCCCGTGGCTCCACCACCTGCCACAGCGAAAAACTGGAGACTGGGCGCTCACCAGGAGCCCAGGCTGGGAACCTGCCTGTGCATTCGAACAGGAGaccccaggggagggagggggacagaaagggagagacagaccATGTGAGCCAAGATGACAAAGACTTGGTGgagtgggaagggggagagagactGGACCCAGTTTTATGTATTAAACCTGTTTCTAGTTTTTTGGCATACGAATGTGCCTCTCagtttctccaggtctcagcagaTCCAAAGACTTGCCGTGTCCAGCAAAGTAAACGTGGTATCCACCCTGCTCAGAGAGGCAATGCCCTGACTCTGCCCACTTGCCCTCCTTGCTCTTTTGGGTTCAGGGGCCTTGGGGGGGGCGGCGTGGGGAAGCCCAGGAGTTTGCTGCCATTTACTTTGTAGATCCATGACGTGCACATCTGTCCCGTTTTCCAAGACCTCATCTTCAGATCGCAGATTGTCTAGCTTGTTGTTCTTCTGTTTCCCCTCCAGCTGCGCTTTGAGTTTCTTAATCTGGAAACACCACCCGTAAAATGTGTTAATTTATTTTCTAGAGGAAAGTGAAAAGCTGAGTTTAGAGTCTGTCAGAGGGGAAACGTGAGACATGAAAGCCCATACCCGGGAGTAGAGCGGGCCCTTGCCTGGGGCTCGCTGGCATCCCCAGAGTGCCAGAGACGAGACAGGAGAGAATGTGCTGGAAGCTACGGCCCGCAGGCGGCTCCCCCGGCCACCTCCAAAGACCAGCCAAGACAGTAAGATACCTGCCGCTCAGTTATTCTGCTAGCATTCTCAGGAAGTAGCACATGGCCCAATGAATAAAAAAGGAATTATTCTTCTTTAACCATATCAGCCAGTTCTTGTCTTgctctttttggtcagttgtggggtatggactcagggcctgggctctgtccctgtgctcaaggctagtgctctaccacttgagccacagcaccactttgagaAGGTATTTGTGAGGAGCAAGCTCCTCTGGGACTCAGGAGATGACCTatcaaatacttaaaatatttatgctCCTCTTCCTGATGCTTTATGCACAGGGAGGCCAGAGGGGCCGCTTCGGGCCCTCCGGGAGTGAAGGACTGCAATGAAGTCTGGAAGAAAACCTTGCCCGTTCTCATGGAGCCCATCAAGCGGCCGGTTTCCCAGCCCTCAGGGAAGGGGCCAGAGCCACAGGCGAAGGACGGGCGGGCAGCGGGGTGCCCTGGCTGCGGTTTTCTAGCGTCTAGGGCGGGTTCTCCCCCGTCCTTTGTGTTTGATTTCTAATCTCTGCGGAGTCATGCCTTTCTCCTCCCATTCTTCTCATTAAATACAGACCTAAGGTTGCATGCTCCTCGAAGAAGAGCATTACAGAACTACAGTGGATGTGGGTGTGTATTCTTAAAAGAGGCACAGGACCTTTGAGAGACTCCTACTGTATTCAGTGCTTCATCCAACTCTCAAAGCATCTCACAGATAGTGAAAGGCAATTGCATTTGATTATGAGGGACACTGGCAGGACTGAGTTTCTTTTAAAAGTGGCTGTAGAATAATAACTGTCCTGCATATAAGAAAGATCAACTAGGACAGCTACTTACTGGttttggggggagagaaaggtCAGAAAGAGCAACCAAGTTAGTTTAAACCATTCTGAGCTGTACCAATGAATGCCTGCCCAAGATACTGCTGGATTCTGAGAGCACAAATTGGATGTTCATGGGCAGGCTGTTGGGGAGGAGTAGACACTAGGACTGGGACACGTCCTGCCTCTCAATGGTTAAACTCGGCCTTCCACAACATTTATTTATCTGGTGTGTCAAATTCAGCTCCATGGCTTTCAGTCTTTGAGACATCCTCACATGACTTAGGACATTCTATTTGGATAAAATCatcaaggcagggctgggaatgtggcccagtggcaagagtgcttgcctcgtatacataaagccctgggttccattcctcagtaccacatatatggaaaaagtcagaagtggcgctgtaattcaagtagtggagtgctagccttgggaaaacaaaaagaagccaagggacagtgttcaggccctgagttcaggccccaggactggcaaaaaaaaaatcatcaagacAACACAGTTGGTTAGTGTGGCAAGTATTTTCGGCATGATGTATTTAggggttttcttctttctcccaacAGCACTGAGTAGGCCTTTGTACTTCCTGGGAGGTACTCTATTGCTTTATCCACACCTCTAGCTGTTTTTGCCCTCATTGTTTTTTAAACAGGGTCATACTTTTTGCCCAAACCAGACTATTTGTTATAGCTCTACATTATCGATTATATCTACATATccatttattctctctctctctctatttcccaCATAGCTTAGCTGACAGGTGTACACCACTCTGTGCAGCTTCTTATTGGTTGTGATGGATCTTGTGAACTATTtctctgagctggccttgaactctgagtctctcAATCTCAATGTCCCATGCTCAGCACTGGGGGTTTTCCATGTAAGCTAGAAGGATGTGAACACTTAGGGTTCCAGGTGTTTTGTTCAAGAGCTCAAAAATAGTAAAAAGATTGTGTTACCTGTTCCAATAAGTACTCTCTCTCATCCACGAGCTTTTTCAACCTAATATCTGAAGAAACCAGAAAGACAGAGGTTCAGATGGGTCCACACGCTGTACTTTGTAGCATGCACAAATTCAAGAATGCTCATTTAAGTTAGTGAAATAAGTGATGAAAGTCATACACATACCACGATGAATGAGGCCACAGACAGGATGGGGGAGGAGCTCAGCCAGTGGGGTGCTGCCAGCCTCCCCGACATGCTTCTCCTCAGGATGGCCTCTGGCTCATGCAAACAGGCTAATCTTCTACTTAGGTTAGCATGCAAGAACGCTAGGCAACCACACTGCAACACAAGATCTCACAGGCTTCATGTTGAACATCTTCAGTAAGGTACAAACACACGGAAAAGCAGTGATTCAAGAGCAACAGGTTTCCATTAGAATTCCTTTCCGAGTTCACATCCCAGGTGGACTGATCATTCCCCTTGGTCTCTCCAATGGCAGAGCTTTTACTCTGTATTTATGAGTCATAAGCCCGCTGACAACACATTTGCCCAACAGTTCTGGGCTCTGAGATTCCTCTCACCCCAGTGCCGGAGAATTCCCAAGGGTCACTCTGAGAGTGTCAACTAGAATCTTCAGACCCACGTGTATTGTCACATACACACAAGATGGCGGGCACTTGGGTGCCGCCAGCCCATCAGCCCGGGAGCTCGTCAGGCAAGCCTTCActgtattcttcttcttcttcagatgaggcagaggcccaggacaGCGGAGGAGCCTCCTAGGGTGACCACTGTCCTCAGCGGACCTCCCCTCCCGATCTCCACGGGGTGGAACCCTGGCTCCCTAGCTTGAGCTCTCACTCTTAAAGGGACCTTGCCTCACACGATCTCACTCCAAATTCCTCAGTAAAAAATGAACTTCGAATGGCCgtgtgaaaagaaaagaattcctaTAAAATGCATCTTTGTTTTGACTTAAAGACCAACAGCCAGGTGGCAGTTTGAAAGCACTAGGGCTGTTCAAGTGTTGTATGGAGATCTGATCCCCATTCCAACCCGAAAGGTGGTTCGTGCCCATCGGCCCCCGAGGCTAAGTGGCTCTTCCAAATCAAACATCTGCAACGTGTATTTCGCATCCTATGGGCTAATCTCCGAGGCGACCGGGTGCTTTGAGGGTGCTGTGGGTCCATGGGTTCATTTTGGCCCCAGGCCCCCTCCTCTCACTGCCAAGGAGAGCTCTTTCCCCCTCTGTCTGCACAGACACGGGGTTTTACCAATAACCAAGGACCGCCACgcgtcctctctccctcctcgtACCGACTGCCATGGAAACCCACCAGGCAGCCTTCCTTTGCTGAGGCCACCTCAAGGACCAAGCCTCCTCCACTCCAGCAGGAGGCACAACCAAGTGGCGGCCGAGAACTGTGCAGAGAGAGCATCTCCCTACACCACCCAGCCAGCAGGCGCCCGCCAGGACGGTCGAGAGAGGGACGGCAGACGGGGGCAGGGGGGGCTCTGAGGACTTTCCTTCTGGAAGATGAAGCACTCTGCACACGGCTACCAGAGCACGGGCATATGCCCTACTCGTCCTTCAGAGGCCAGGGCATGGCAAGGAATCTTGGTGTGTCCCCCGGATGACGGTCACGGTGGTACGCTAGGAAGGGGTGCACCAGTGGAAGAGCAGGAGCCAAACCCTCGGACACCCCCACACCACGGTGGTAACATTCCAGGCTCCCGGTGAGAGGGGAAACTTCATGTCCAGGCTGCTAGGTGTTGTATTCATTAGAAACGCTAAGCATCACAGAAAGCGGCCAATGCCGCATATCTGCTTCTCACAGGCTCTTTATGAAACTTCAGTGCTTTCTATGTTTTATACACCAACCTACAAACTTCTTAGCTCCCCTATTTGCTAAATATACTTGGCATTATGCTTTTGGAGAAAGAATCACACTTGCCTGCAATAGCTACATTCTGACTTCAGCTGAAAAACAGCCAAGCGTTTGTTTTAAGGCCTCGGGTGAGTGGTTGTCTCGCAGTGAGTGACAAAGGGGTAAACAGCGAGTGTAAGATGCCCGGGCTGGTGGGGAACTGAGCTCTGGGCTGAGCCGGGAGAGAGAAGGATGCCCAATGCGGGAATGTGCTGTTGAAGAACACCAGGGGAAAAGAAAGCGCTTAAAATAGTTGCATGATGTCACCCCGAGCGCCTTCAGCTGCTGGCTCACTCCCGGGAAGGCCTCTGGAAGGGAGGATGAGAGCTATTTTCCGGCGTACGTTCCAGGCCGAATGCGTCCTGCCTAAAGTTAGAGCCGAGTGACTGCTGCCCTGCACGGCGCTGCACAGCCCTGGGGCCCAGCCTCCCACGAGCTCCTGCCTTCCCATGTGCGTGTCCGTGGCACAGATGGAGACGTCCCATCCCCCATGTCCTCTTCTTCGGGACACCTGCACAGTCACAGCAAGGCTGCTCGTCACGGCTCCGGGGCCCAGATGGAGTCTCTCCTCAGCCAGGATCTGACCGGGCCGGCCCACGGAGCACAGGAGACCAGGGAGGACCACAGAGTCCTCCTTACTGGGGCCCCTCCCTGGCACCAGGCCAGCCACTAGGAGGCGCTCACCTATCACTGATGAAGACATCAGAAGGCACTGGAAGGGGTGTGCGGAACCCTAGGGTTGTTCACGGGTGGGCGTGGCTTCAAGAGGCCACTGAACCAGCAGCCAGGGTCCCAGGTCAAGGACCCAAAGACCAAAACCACAGGCTTGTAAAATCacaaaatgcttttatttcaaTTACATAACCCTTAGGCTTGCCTCAAATTCTGCTGAGGTTTTGGTCCTTTTGAGGTCATTCTATCTTGTAACAGTAGTACACATTTACAATTCCATAAAGGGTCGACAGAACTCATAATGTACATTCCCCGTGTTGAACAATTTTTACAGTTGCTTTTTTTATtcaactttacaattatttttaattttttatatagaaaatatgTATTTCCTTCAAGTAGATCAAAGCAAGAACTTTCCAGTAAGACTATaccaagaaacaataaaaatatttatgccaAAATACCAAAAATTATTCAACTCTTAAAGACACCCTACTATATGCAAACTACTAGTTAGTAGTTTGTATGAGAAGTATTCTTTTGTACTCTTCTTTGGAACAATGATTAGACATTcaaacagacagagaaataaatttgAGGCTATGTATTTTTGAAGCGACAGTAGCTCCTAAATACTACACTAGGAAGTGAAATGTCAAATACcacttccaggaaaaaaaaaaaaagcttaaatttatttttgtaaaatgaatTTGGTGTGTCATCCACATGGAATCACGAAATAAACTCAGGTATCACTGCAGTGAGATCTGAAGGCACCGATGCGTGTTCAACAGTTCTGAGGGAAAGCAAACAAGTCCTCCCCGTGCCTTCCACACACTTCTCCTTGCCCCAAACCATCAGCTGAGGTTCTAAAGTGCACATCTTACCACCCAGTGACCTATATACTACTTAACTGTTTATCTCctctaaataaaatcccatacatatatatctgaatGAGACGTAGCTATTTAAATGTCCATTATAGTCATGATGCAGAAATCGAAGGATGCTATTTGGTCATTTCAGTTAAAGGCTGATATATTTGGTCAAGAATAACCACATTCATAGTGACCTAAGGCAAATAGTTTTACTTCAGGCTGCAGTCCAGATAGTGAGGGCATACACTACTGTTTGGCGTTGATGATGGGCTGCTCTTGATTAGAACTTAATGTGAAAACAAACGTGTCTTTCTTTCTAATCTGGGTGATCCTATCAATGATTCAATACTAATTAAATACTAATCTATTGGTAACAGTCTATAACTTAAAGTGGATGGTTGTCATACAGTGCTTCTGCAGCATTTCAGAGCACGCTGCGAGCCTGCGCAgtggaagggaaggcaaggggcTCGGGTGACTGGGTTCACTGTGCAGTCCCGAGCTTCCTCCACGCCGGCCCGCTGCTGCCCTCCGCCCTAGGACATGGTGCAGTCTTCTTTGCTCTTGCCCTTCTCGCTCCCTGTTCGTGGACATCCCCGGCCTTCCGAGTCGAGGTCTCGCGGCTCCCCTGCGGACGCCGACAAGTCGTCGCTATCCAGACTGATGCCGTCTAACGCTTTGGCTGCTGTCTGACCTGAGTGCTCGGCACCATGGCCGCCTTGTGCGGGGCCTTTCTTTTCCGGCAGGGAGCTGCCGTTTCCTATTTCATTCTCGGGCTCTGCACGACTGCTCTGATCCTCTGTAGTCTGCTCATCTAACTGACTGCTCGCCCCAGGGCCTGCCGACTGAACTGGCCCGTCCTCAAGAGTCACCGTGTCTCCTCCAGCCGtcacttccccttccttcccgctGACCTCATCATCCTCGGGGCTCGCTGGGCCCCCCGGAGCAATTTCAGGATTCTCCGTCGTCTCCCTGAGGGCTGGTGTGACTTGGCTGTTGTCAGCAAGCTGCAcctgccccccttccccagcTCCACCTGCCTCTGCGCCCCGACACGCCCACGCGCTCTTCACATCCAGGGGGCTCTCGACGGGGGCTGGCGtcctcttcttcttgtttttctttttcttgttcttcgcCTTCTTCTGCGAGGAATCCAGTGCCTCGGCCGGCGGGGGGGTCTTGTCTGCGTCTGCTTCGCTGTCGGCGTCCGCCCTCCTGGGGCTGCTCTGCGCGGGGGGCTCCTCGAGCCGGCCTCCTTCCTGGGCGGGGAGCTCGCGTTCTACGCTGCGCCCGGTGCCGGGGTCCAACTTAGCAGCCGTGCACTTTCCGTCAGGGTTCACGGTGGCCCTGCTGTGCGCGGGGGGGTTGGAGGCCGCTGTGTCCACTTGCTCCTTGGCCACGACCTCGTTCTCCACGTGGTTCCCACCTGGGCCCCCGGGGGTTGCACGGCTTATCTTTTCGGCGTCAGGCATCTTCTCGGGCATGGACTCCCGACAGGATTTTTCTCCATCTGTCTTCAGATCCTCCCGTTTTCCTCTATCCTGCCTCACTACGGAATTCTCCCTGTGGTTCTGGGTATCCGAAGCATTCCCACCGTCCTGCACGGGCTCCGGACCGGGCGGCTCTCCGTCTAACTCCCGCAGACAGCCGGCCCGCTCGGGGGAAGCTCGGGTCCTGCCATCTGCCGTGTGCGCCGCCTTGTCTGCCCCGACCTGCTCTGGACTTTCAAGCACAGAAGCATTCCCTAGACTCTGGCCTCGCACCTGCCCCTCCCGTCCGGCACTCGCTAAGGGTCCCGGGGACGAGGCATTGTGTTCAGCACTTTCACCAGGGCGCAAGCCCTCTACGTCCGCACACTCCTTTCCCGTGTGCTCCTTGCGCTGTTCTTGCTCAGCATTCTGCAAGGTTTCTCTTTTCCCCACAGTctccacaatttcttttttcaccTCCACTCCATTGGCTCTTCCTAAAAGACCATTGAGAGAATTGAAGGGACCCCGTGATGCAGTGACCAGTTAATAGAGAGCAAAATGCAAACCCATTCTaacgcccccccagccccggtgCTAGAGGAGGAGCGCCACCGGAGAGTCACACGGCACAGAAGCCGTCGCCAGTTCTGTGTGGCAGAGCAGCCAGTGCATTAGTGCGGTTTGGAGCAGCAGAGGCCACGGCCCCGGGCGGCCCCCTGGCGCGGCGGCTGCGTGCTGCCCACGGGCACTGCTTTCCCAAGGTGAACGAACCGGAAGAGCCCTGGTCAGGCAGCCACGTGGTCCCAAAGGACCCCGCCTAACTTCAGCCAGACCACACCGCACATCACGCGGCCCTACGCGTGGCTTCCAATCTGTACACGGCTGCTCACTCATCTGGCTTTGGGAACTCAGCCTCGAGATCCATTTCAAGCAATGGGCTTTTGAAGTAGCCCCTGCCCGGTAGAAGGAAATCTATGGTCCACCTCCCGGGCACCATTGTCTTCCTGACCAAGTGCTCCGTGTCTGCCCTGAGCACCCCTGCTCTGTCCACGAACATTCTCTCAGGCAGGGAGAAACTTCCTGAGGCAGCCGATGAACACCGAAGGTCAAGGTGACCTTGTAATTCACTGGCCAGCCACCACTGCTTTGGAAGGACaatgctctctctctgtctctctctctctctctctctctctctctctctctctctctctctctctctcagtggtactagggtttgaagttaGGACCTTGTGCTTCCTAGGCGAGGGCCCTACCATGGGGGCCATACCCCTAGCTTTAGGAATAGgcagtttcatttttctatttgggGTTCTCCaaagcaaaaatacaaaactCTAGCCTGTTAAGACAGGCTGCTGCTAGGTGGCCCTCTTACTGTCTAGGGGTCTCCAAGGTGGGATCACTGGCCCCAAGAAAATGGGGGAAATATCAGTACTTCCAGTAATTTCTACTATTGTTTGGTAATGTACTGTTACTTGATGATGCTCATTTCATATTAATGAAGTCACTTTTATATACAAACTTAAAATACACATGCTCTAGGAAGCTCCAATAGTTTCTTTACAGATGGGATGTGTGCTTAGAAAATCTTTGGAGACCATTTACACATGTAAATGGCTATTTCTGGCCCTTTAAGCACCTCACAAAGCTTACCAAAGATCTGTACAATGAGTATTTAGACAGGAGCAGCAAGATCGGATTCTTAGTTGCTCGGACACCTCTTATAAAGGTGTGACAGGAATTCATTCATCTTTTTCACTAACACCCTCCACACAGTTACAAGACCTATATTTCTTTAGAGTCATGATAATCAGGAGGCACCTTCCTCGAAAGCAGGTCCTGAAAGATGGCGTCtacgggctgggaatggggcctagtggtagagtgcttgcctggtatacatgaagccctgggttcgattcctcagcgccacatatatagacaacggccagagtggcgctgtggctcaagtggcagagcgctagccttgagcaaagagaagccagggacagtgctcagaccctgagtccaaggccggggactggcaaaaaaagaaaaaaaaaagatggcatctACATAAATTAAATGAAGGTGTCTGAGCTGCGGTGGAGGGTCCCGGATGCTGACTTTGTTGCTGCCTCAAGAGAGGCTAGAAGGTCATTAGCTACCGAGGCCAGATGGGACAGGATCTCAAAGCCGAATACCATGACAGCTAACTGAAAACATCTGGATTTCCCCAGGTCACATTCTTGCAGAAGCAAAAAGATGGCAACCCGGAAGATCACTGGTGACCGAGGTGGGCGGGTCCTACCTCCTGCAGCGCGGGCCACGCCCACTGCCGAGGCCGCCCGTCCACCTGTGGGGCAGCTTTGGGCCCCAAGCATCGCTGTGCTATGCATGCGAGCCTTGTGCACTCGAACCCCTGCATGGCACACCGGAGGTGCAAGAATGATGGGCTACTGAGGTCAGCTGTGCCACTCCCTGGCTTGCCCTACGCTGGTCTAGTGACAGCTGAAGACCACACTACTCTCCACACTGTCACATGATTTCGgcacttgcatttttttcttgcattcacAGCCTTACACCCCGGTAACTCTGAGAAGCAAAAGAAATGTGTACATGAGCCATTGGTGGTAAGCACTGGGCAGAGATGCATGCCCGACAGCACGTGTGGACAATCACATGGGTTGGCAAGGAAATTCCCATGGAGTGACAGCACAAATGACATGCGGTGTGGCTGTTAATTGATCAGTGGTGACTGCGTTGATTCTGATAATGCATGGAAGGTGAACCAATGCTGGCTGGAAGCCTCAAAGGatccaaaggaaaacaaaggctTACCCAGTGTCCCGTCGCCGGCTGACTGGAGGGCGTTTAACTCTTCTTTTGTCATCTTAGTCGGGCCTTGGTATCCGACGTTATTTAGTGTGTCCGAAGTCTCTCCATTGGTAGCTGTTTCTGAATTTAGGATTATTCCGTGTTTCTGGGAACAAAACACACTCACTGTAACCCTCAGAGATAATCAGCATAACTTCCGTTTCATTCGTAACTACAGGAGAGGAGGACGTTTGTGCTGTAGAGGGTGGCTACACAGGAACAAAGAAGTGCCTGGCATCAGTCGCTAACACCCAGGCAACCACGCAGATCTTGATGGCTTCCTCCAAAAGCTGCTTCCTGATTTGTTCCGCTACTAAATTTCTGGGGACAAGATCTTCCCAACAGCACCCTTGGGACGAGGGCGGATGCCTGCGAGCACCTACCAAGTGGAGAACTGAGCGCGCACGCGAAGGAGCCTGTAGCCCTAAGACTCCAGCTGCGGCCAGgcgcagtggctcatgcctgaaattccagctactccagaggagaCCGAGAACTGCtgttcaaggtcaacctgggtAAAAAGGTCATGAGAGTCCATTTCaaccaactgacaaaaaataaacaaaaaaagctgggctggtggCTCGGTATTCCAGCACACCCAGGAGGATGATGgcctaggctagcctgggcatacATTTCGGACCCTATCTGAAAGCTAAGTAAAACAAAAGGGGCCGGGGCATATGGTTccagtggcaaagcacctgcctagcaagcccaaggccaaagccttccagagttcaaacctcagcactgccacgcaaaacaaaaacaagacagccttaaagaagaaaaacaactttAACGCCGGCTGTGGCTAAGCACGGTGGgacacgcctgcaatcccagcacttgggagggggAGCAGCAGGATTGGGGGTTGGAGGACAGTTTAGCTTCAGCACACAAGGCGTTTGTTTCTCGGCGCCGGTTTACCGAGTCCCGGTCTACTGCGCTGGCTCTGACTCGGCAGTTCAGGCGCTGGGAAGTGGGGCACGGCTGGATCCCACCCCTGGACTCTGCCCTCTCCGGACATCGCTGGGGTCAGTGCCTTCCCTCTCAGCACACCCCGCCTGCGCTGGAAGAGTCACCCAGAGCCCAACGTTGGGCTGTCAAGGTCACCAAGGACCCCTCCGCATGGCCCCCACAGGACACGtgaccccctctccccccgaGGGCTAGCACATCTCAAGGTCTAATTACCACAGGCCTCCTCTACCACTTACCCAGACAATGTTCCCTTGGAGAAGCCCTGGGACCTGAGGCTTAGAACAAGGAATCGAGTGCATTCTCTAACTGAAGAATGCCCCGGAGGGCTAACCAACACTCGTGAGAAAAATACCTTTAAATAAGTGTCAGAAAAATCAGAGCCAGAATTCTGAGCTGCTTTCCAGATCAGCTGCTTGTGGACATCAAACGGCCCTGGGCCTCACACCCACCTCTACACTCACTGCAACATGTCTGGACCGCGCCGGGGAACCCCGGATTTGAATTTATTGGCATACTATATCCAAGACGTGCAACCGTCGCTAGCATTCACGCAGCCACAGAACCCCAGAAACTGAATGCTGGTGTCATACCTTTAACTCCTCTTTCAGCTGGACTACTTCTTCTCTAAGATCATCTCGTTCACTCCTTATGGAATCAAAgaactctttctgcctctctaacGCCTGAGTGTGCAGCAGAgccaggagaaggaaggagaagggaggaggcacAGATCAGCAGGTTACTTAAGGTACACAGCGGAGGCTCCACCGCGCAAAGCACACACGGACTGAAGGCACGAGACAGTGTCGTCTTCAGGGCACAAGGAAAAGGCAGGCAGGGAGCACCCGTGCTGCGTTCCGTCTAGACACCCAGGAAATGCAAAGG from Perognathus longimembris pacificus isolate PPM17 chromosome 4, ASM2315922v1, whole genome shotgun sequence includes the following:
- the Lrrfip1 gene encoding leucine-rich repeat flightless-interacting protein 1 isoform X7, with amino-acid sequence MGTQGSGRRRLPNRERLTAEDDALNQIAREAEARLAAKRAARAEAREIRMRELERQQKEIYQVQKKYYGLDTKWGDIERWMEDSERYSRRSRRNTSASDEEERASVGSRGSLRTQSDLESGGPHVWTNGCDGEWSGSQSLSRRPGRPSEYSSHLNSSSRASSRASSARASPVVEERPEKDFTEKGSRNMPGLSAATLASLGGTSSRRGSGDTSISMDTEASIREIKELNELKDQIQDVEGKYMQGLKEMKDSLAEVEEKYKKAMVSNAQLDNEKTNFMYQVDTLKDTLLELEEQLAESQRLYEEKSKELEREKHAHSVLQFQFAEVKEALRQREDMLEEIRQLQQKQASYIREISDLQETIEWKDKKIGALERQKEFFDSIRSERDDLREEVVQLKEELKKHGIILNSETATNGETSDTLNNVGYQGPTKMTKEELNALQSAGDGTLGRANGVEVKKEIVETVGKRETLQNAEQEQRKEHTGKECADVEGLRPGESAEHNASSPGPLASAGREGQVRGQSLGNASVLESPEQVGADKAAHTADGRTRASPERAGCLRELDGEPPGPEPVQDGGNASDTQNHRENSVVRQDRGKREDLKTDGEKSCRESMPEKMPDAEKISRATPGGPGGNHVENEVVAKEQVDTAASNPPAHSRATVNPDGKCTAAKLDPGTGRSVERELPAQEGGRLEEPPAQSSPRRADADSEADADKTPPPAEALDSSQKKAKNKKKKNKKKRTPAPVESPLDVKSAWACRGAEAGGAGEGGQVQLADNSQVTPALRETTENPEIAPGGPASPEDDEVSGKEGEVTAGGDTVTLEDGPVQSAGPGASSQLDEQTTEDQSSRAEPENEIGNGSSLPEKKGPAQGGHGAEHSGQTAAKALDGISLDSDDLSASAGEPRDLDSEGRGCPRTGSEKGKSKEDCTMS
- the Lrrfip1 gene encoding leucine-rich repeat flightless-interacting protein 1 isoform X13 produces the protein MGTQGSGRRRLPNRERLTAEDDALNQIAREAEARLAAKRAARAEAREIRMRELERQQKEVEERPEKDFTEKGSRNMPGLSAATLASLGGTSSRRGSGDTSISMDTEASIREIKELNELKDQIQDVEGKYMQGLKEMKDSLAEVEEKYKKAMVSNAQLDNEKTNFMYQVDTLKDTLLELEEQLAESQRLYEEKSKELEREKHAHSVLQFQFAEVKEALRQREDMLEEIRQLQQKQASYIREISDLQETIEWKDKKIGALERQKEFFDSIRSERDDLREEVVQLKEELKKHGIILNSETATNGETSDTLNNVGYQGPTKMTKEELNALQSAGDGTLGRANGVEVKKEIVETVGKRETLQNAEQEQRKEHTGKECADVEGLRPGESAEHNASSPGPLASAGREGQVRGQSLGNASVLESPEQVGADKAAHTADGRTRASPERAGCLRELDGEPPGPEPVQDGGNASDTQNHRENSVVRQDRGKREDLKTDGEKSCRESMPEKMPDAEKISRATPGGPGGNHVENEVVAKEQVDTAASNPPAHSRATVNPDGKCTAAKLDPGTGRSVERELPAQEGGRLEEPPAQSSPRRADADSEADADKTPPPAEALDSSQKKAKNKKKKNKKKRTPAPVESPLDVKSAWACRGAEAGGAGEGGQVQLADNSQVTPALRETTENPEIAPGGPASPEDDEVSGKEGEVTAGGDTVTLEDGPVQSAGPGASSQLDEQTTEDQSSRAEPENEIGNGSSLPEKKGPAQGGHGAEHSGQTAAKALDGISLDSDDLSASAGEPRDLDSEGRGCPRTGSEKGKSKEDCTMS
- the Lrrfip1 gene encoding leucine-rich repeat flightless-interacting protein 1 isoform X6, with the protein product MGTQGSGRRRLPNRERLTAEDDALNQIAREAEARLAAKRAARAEAREIRMRELERQQKEIYQVQKKYYGLDTKWGDIERWMEDSERYSRRSRRNTSASDEEERASVGSRGSLRTQSDLESGGPHVWTNGCDGEWSGSQSLSRRPGRGPSCSDLRLPGSGLPSKPLSVQNGNRASVLGDGGLPGAPRGSVCGSHRAPSEYSSHLNSSSRASSRASSARASPVVEERPEKDFTEKGSRNMPGLSAATLASLGGTSSRRGSGDTSISMDTEASIREIKDSLAEVEEKYKKAMVSNAQLDNEKTNFMYQVDTLKDTLLELEEQLAESQRLYEEKSKELEREKHAHSVLQFQFAEVKEALRQREDMLEEIRQLQQKQASYIREISDLQETIEWKDKKIGALERQKEFFDSIRSERDDLREEVVQLKEELKKHGIILNSETATNGETSDTLNNVGYQGPTKMTKEELNALQSAGDGTLGRANGVEVKKEIVETVGKRETLQNAEQEQRKEHTGKECADVEGLRPGESAEHNASSPGPLASAGREGQVRGQSLGNASVLESPEQVGADKAAHTADGRTRASPERAGCLRELDGEPPGPEPVQDGGNASDTQNHRENSVVRQDRGKREDLKTDGEKSCRESMPEKMPDAEKISRATPGGPGGNHVENEVVAKEQVDTAASNPPAHSRATVNPDGKCTAAKLDPGTGRSVERELPAQEGGRLEEPPAQSSPRRADADSEADADKTPPPAEALDSSQKKAKNKKKKNKKKRTPAPVESPLDVKSAWACRGAEAGGAGEGGQVQLADNSQVTPALRETTENPEIAPGGPASPEDDEVSGKEGEVTAGGDTVTLEDGPVQSAGPGASSQLDEQTTEDQSSRAEPENEIGNGSSLPEKKGPAQGGHGAEHSGQTAAKALDGISLDSDDLSASAGEPRDLDSEGRGCPRTGSEKGKSKEDCTMS